The following proteins are co-located in the Pseudoalteromonas sp. N1230-9 genome:
- the typA gene encoding translational GTPase TypA, producing MSIEKLRNIAIIAHVDHGKTTLVDKLLEQSGTLETRGGNEERVMDSNDIEKERGITILAKNTAISWNDYHINIVDTPGHADFGGEVERVLSMADSVLLLVDAQEGPMPQTRFVTQKAFAQGLTPIVVINKIDKPGARPDWVMDQVFDLFDNLGATDEQLDFKVIYASAINGWATMDLDTPSDNMEPMFQMIVDEVSPPDADPEGALQMQISQLDYNSYIGVIGVGRIKRGTVRPNQQVTIVSADGTKRNGKVGQVMSYLGLERHEAESAGAGDIIAITGLGELKISDTICDVNTVEALPPLSVDEPTVTMTFSVNTSPFAGKEGKFVTSRNILERLQAELVHNVALRVEETDNPDSFRVSGRGELHLGILIENMRREGYELAVSRPQVILREVDGQKEEPYETLTIDCQEEHQGSIMEQIGLRKGELTDMSPDGKGRVRMDFMIPSRGLIGFQTEFMTLTSGSGLLYHTFDHYGPHKGGTIGARKNGVMIANATGKALTNALFNLQDRGKLFIGHGVEVYEGMVIGIHSRDNDLTVNALKGKQLTNVRASGTDEAQTLTPPLNYTLEQAIEFIDDDELVEVTPESIRIRKRHLTESDRKRASRQAKD from the coding sequence ATGAGCATCGAAAAGTTAAGAAATATAGCGATTATCGCCCACGTTGACCACGGTAAAACAACTTTGGTTGATAAACTGCTTGAGCAATCAGGCACATTAGAAACGCGCGGCGGTAACGAAGAGCGCGTAATGGACTCAAACGACATTGAGAAAGAGCGTGGTATTACCATTTTAGCTAAAAATACAGCTATCTCTTGGAATGACTACCATATCAATATCGTAGATACCCCAGGACACGCCGACTTCGGTGGTGAAGTAGAACGCGTACTTTCGATGGCTGACTCAGTATTACTACTTGTTGATGCTCAAGAAGGTCCAATGCCACAAACGCGTTTCGTAACGCAAAAAGCATTCGCACAAGGTTTAACGCCGATTGTTGTTATCAACAAAATCGACAAACCAGGTGCACGTCCTGACTGGGTTATGGACCAAGTTTTCGATTTATTCGATAACCTAGGTGCAACTGACGAACAGTTAGACTTTAAAGTAATCTATGCATCAGCTATCAACGGCTGGGCAACAATGGATTTAGACACGCCATCTGACAACATGGAACCTATGTTCCAGATGATCGTTGACGAAGTATCTCCACCGGATGCAGATCCTGAAGGTGCTCTTCAAATGCAAATTTCTCAGCTTGACTACAACTCATACATCGGTGTTATCGGTGTAGGTCGTATCAAGCGTGGTACTGTTCGTCCTAACCAACAAGTAACGATTGTTAGTGCAGACGGTACTAAGCGTAACGGTAAAGTTGGCCAAGTAATGAGTTACTTAGGTCTTGAGCGTCACGAAGCAGAATCTGCCGGCGCGGGTGACATCATTGCTATCACAGGTCTTGGCGAGTTAAAAATTTCAGACACTATCTGTGATGTAAATACCGTTGAAGCATTACCACCACTAAGCGTTGATGAGCCTACAGTAACAATGACGTTCTCTGTAAATACATCACCATTTGCTGGTAAAGAAGGTAAATTCGTAACTTCACGTAACATCCTTGAGCGTTTACAAGCTGAGCTTGTTCACAACGTTGCGCTACGTGTTGAAGAAACTGACAACCCTGATAGCTTCCGTGTTTCTGGTCGTGGTGAATTACACTTAGGTATCTTAATCGAGAACATGCGTCGTGAAGGTTACGAGCTTGCTGTATCTCGTCCACAAGTAATTTTACGTGAAGTTGATGGTCAAAAAGAAGAGCCATACGAAACTCTTACAATCGACTGTCAAGAAGAGCACCAAGGTTCTATCATGGAGCAAATTGGTCTTCGTAAAGGTGAACTAACAGACATGTCTCCAGATGGTAAAGGCCGTGTACGTATGGACTTTATGATCCCAAGCCGTGGCTTAATTGGTTTCCAAACTGAATTTATGACATTAACCTCTGGTTCTGGTCTTCTTTACCATACATTCGATCACTATGGTCCACATAAAGGCGGTACTATTGGTGCACGTAAGAATGGTGTAATGATTGCGAACGCAACGGGTAAAGCACTTACTAACGCGTTATTCAACTTACAAGACCGTGGTAAGCTATTTATCGGTCACGGTGTTGAAGTTTACGAAGGTATGGTTATTGGTATCCATAGCCGTGATAACGACCTAACTGTAAACGCACTTAAAGGTAAGCAACTTACAAACGTTCGTGCATCAGGTACTGATGAAGCGCAAACATTAACGCCACCACTAAACTACACGCTTGAGCAAGCGATTGAGTTCATCGATGATGACGAGTTAGTGGAAGTAACACCTGAGAGCATTCGTATTCGTAAACGTCACTTAACTGAAAGTGACCGTAAACGTGCGAGCCGTCAAGCTAAAGACTAA
- a CDS encoding MBL fold metallo-hydrolase, which produces MHLKTLPTLIAAALLAACSNSNTVDVIAGEGTITPLKTEGEQAGRYHNLYPGDKEYPTTCTDNCYETSELLVCNDSNSQCHYQGEQIVPKVDSGFTVRWLGHAGFYIQSPSGEQLLFDPVKDQFDSPVDLAFKLAGGIYRKPGFWPTKVELDGLDAVMYSHIHYDHFNKADIEEIGNAPRYLVPLGFADNFPTGGFTISEMAWYASTKINDLTIHAVPAHHFSSRILVPFIYEDHNKDLWNGWLLEQNGKTLFFAGDTGYSKHFQDIKQKYGEIDVCLMPIASYFHQESGKWYRYVHTTPEDALNAAEELSCKVMIPWGYGNSSWQMGDHSSHSALLRLLHMQKAMSSQVPLYILNEGEQVSL; this is translated from the coding sequence ATGCATTTAAAAACACTTCCTACACTTATCGCCGCTGCACTTTTAGCAGCGTGTAGCAACTCTAACACTGTTGATGTTATTGCTGGCGAAGGTACGATTACCCCGTTAAAAACCGAAGGAGAGCAGGCAGGTCGTTACCATAACCTTTACCCCGGTGACAAAGAATACCCAACAACCTGCACCGACAATTGCTATGAAACGTCTGAACTGCTTGTATGCAACGACAGCAACTCACAATGCCACTATCAAGGCGAACAAATAGTACCTAAAGTCGATTCAGGCTTTACAGTTCGCTGGTTGGGTCATGCAGGCTTTTATATTCAATCACCCAGTGGTGAGCAGTTGTTGTTTGACCCCGTTAAGGATCAGTTTGACTCACCTGTAGACTTGGCCTTCAAACTCGCAGGCGGTATCTATCGCAAACCTGGTTTTTGGCCAACAAAAGTAGAGCTTGATGGCCTAGATGCGGTGATGTATTCACACATCCATTATGATCATTTTAACAAAGCGGATATAGAAGAAATTGGCAATGCTCCACGCTATTTAGTGCCTTTAGGATTTGCAGATAACTTTCCTACCGGTGGTTTTACTATCTCAGAGATGGCGTGGTACGCAAGCACTAAAATTAATGATTTAACGATTCATGCCGTGCCAGCTCACCACTTTAGCAGCCGTATCTTAGTGCCTTTTATTTATGAAGATCACAATAAAGATTTATGGAATGGTTGGTTACTCGAACAAAACGGAAAAACCTTATTTTTCGCTGGCGATACCGGTTACTCAAAACATTTTCAGGATATTAAACAAAAATACGGCGAAATTGATGTGTGTTTGATGCCGATAGCGTCCTATTTCCACCAAGAAAGCGGCAAGTGGTATCGCTATGTACACACAACACCTGAAGATGCGTTAAATGCAGCTGAGGAGCTAAGCTGTAAAGTGATGATCCCATGGGGGTATGGTAACTCAAGCTGGCAAATGGGCGACCATTCTAGTCACTCTGCATTACTGCGATTACTGCACATGCAAAAGGCCATGAGCAGCCAAGTTCCTCTATACATATTGAATGAAGGTGAGCAAGTGTCACTGTAG
- a CDS encoding DUF2959 domain-containing protein, whose protein sequence is MKKLTLLSAPLFAVTMALSGCQSAYYSAMESVGVHKRDILVDRVEETKESQQESQEEFQSALERLTTLINFDGGELQDAYNQLNDDYESSLAAANQVTTNINKVEDVAEALFDEWSDELEQYKSASLKRESSKKLNATKRQFDQLLRSMRSAESKMEPVLTSLHDNVLYLKHNLNAQAVTAIKGEFTNLKRDIKILMDDMNKSIEDSNKFIEQMNKAS, encoded by the coding sequence ATGAAAAAACTGACACTTTTAAGCGCACCACTATTTGCAGTTACCATGGCATTATCAGGCTGTCAGTCAGCTTATTATTCAGCCATGGAGTCTGTAGGTGTCCATAAGCGCGATATTTTAGTTGACCGTGTTGAAGAAACTAAAGAGTCTCAACAAGAGTCACAAGAAGAATTTCAATCAGCATTAGAGAGGCTGACCACATTAATCAACTTTGATGGTGGCGAACTACAAGATGCCTACAACCAACTCAATGATGATTATGAATCAAGCCTTGCAGCTGCGAATCAAGTAACCACCAACATCAACAAAGTTGAAGATGTAGCCGAAGCGCTATTCGATGAATGGAGCGATGAGCTTGAACAATATAAAAGCGCTTCTCTAAAGCGTGAAAGCAGCAAAAAGCTTAATGCAACCAAGCGCCAATTTGACCAACTGTTACGCTCAATGCGCAGTGCTGAGAGTAAAATGGAGCCTGTATTAACATCGCTTCACGATAACGTGCTGTATCTAAAACATAATCTTAATGCACAAGCTGTAACAGCTATCAAAGGCGAGTTTACGAATCTAAAACGCGACATCAAAATTTTAATGGATGACATGAATAAGTCGATTGAAGACTCAAATAAATTCATTGAGCAAATGAATAAAGCAAGCTAG
- a CDS encoding virulence factor BrkB family protein — MDEKLSRYKLQISIFLKQQPSWWMQYLTRCIDDQITVNAGYLAYVTLLSIVPLVAVGVAIFSAFPGFESTLVTIENFLFTNLVPTSTDVIKEHISSFAGNANKMTAVGVGFLAAVSLLLIRNVDATLNRIWRIKKKRPMMISFAVYWMVLSLGPVLLGASIGVTSYIVSLVSFADQGIPGFSGFLLKLLPYVISMVGFIMLYTLVPNTRVPFRAAIPGALFAAMLFELTKKGFALYISHFPSYEVIYGALATIPILFVWVYLSWIVVLLGAEFTVCISPENIEDTPDIDI; from the coding sequence ATGGATGAGAAGCTCAGTCGTTATAAGCTGCAAATAAGTATTTTCCTAAAGCAGCAACCTAGTTGGTGGATGCAGTATTTGACGCGATGTATCGATGATCAAATTACGGTTAATGCTGGCTATTTGGCGTATGTGACCTTGCTATCGATTGTGCCACTTGTTGCCGTAGGCGTAGCGATATTTTCAGCATTTCCTGGGTTTGAGAGTACCTTAGTGACAATCGAAAACTTTCTATTTACTAACTTAGTTCCCACATCGACCGATGTGATTAAGGAGCATATCAGTTCTTTTGCTGGTAACGCAAATAAGATGACGGCAGTTGGGGTCGGCTTTTTAGCTGCTGTGTCGTTGTTATTGATTAGAAATGTCGATGCCACTCTCAATCGTATTTGGCGAATTAAGAAAAAGCGGCCGATGATGATTTCTTTTGCCGTGTATTGGATGGTTTTAAGCTTAGGGCCTGTGTTATTGGGCGCAAGTATTGGCGTGACCTCTTATATTGTGTCGTTAGTGTCGTTTGCTGATCAAGGAATCCCCGGTTTTAGTGGATTCCTATTAAAGCTTTTACCTTACGTTATTTCTATGGTGGGCTTTATTATGCTCTATACTTTAGTACCTAACACACGAGTTCCATTTAGAGCGGCAATACCAGGGGCTTTATTTGCAGCTATGTTGTTCGAGCTGACTAAAAAAGGCTTTGCACTGTATATCAGTCATTTCCCATCCTATGAAGTTATTTATGGGGCCCTGGCGACCATTCCTATTTTGTTTGTATGGGTATATTTGTCGTGGATTGTTGTATTACTCGGTGCAGAGTTTACGGTCTGTATCAGCCCAGAAAATATTGAAGACACCCCTGATATAGATATCTAA
- a CDS encoding alpha/beta fold hydrolase, whose amino-acid sequence MQFHPQYVANRDYHLSVGDGHQIHVQEFGEPSGIAVVVCHGGPGSGLCPENCRFFDLQRYRVIMFSQRGCGHSTPHDTQANTTQDLISDLEFLRIQLGVKKWLVSGESWGATLALLYAISHPESVAGLLLRASFLACESDFAWLYSQQGAGAQFYPESYREFAGELHDWSQLLDFYQCQLSSEDQINANKYAKRWCHWEQVLCHAEPCTSWCISEPHSALNQARLMVHYFRHRCFIEDHYITKHSDILAHIPTWFIHGRADLVCRYSAVQQLAEQLNAQLLILDGIGHSSDNQVYLAAMRRAADLMYIKLSRDQCKA is encoded by the coding sequence GTGCAGTTTCATCCACAATACGTAGCTAACCGCGACTATCATCTGAGTGTAGGGGATGGTCATCAAATTCATGTTCAGGAATTCGGAGAGCCCAGTGGCATTGCTGTCGTTGTCTGTCATGGGGGACCTGGTTCTGGACTATGTCCTGAAAACTGCCGATTTTTTGATCTTCAGCGCTATCGTGTAATCATGTTTAGTCAGCGAGGATGCGGTCACTCTACACCTCACGATACGCAAGCGAATACGACACAGGATTTGATCTCTGATCTTGAATTTTTACGTATCCAACTTGGCGTTAAAAAGTGGCTTGTTAGTGGTGAATCTTGGGGGGCAACATTGGCTTTGCTTTATGCTATTAGTCATCCTGAATCCGTTGCAGGGCTGCTTTTACGAGCTAGTTTCTTAGCCTGTGAAAGTGATTTTGCATGGTTGTATTCACAACAAGGTGCAGGCGCCCAATTTTACCCAGAAAGCTATAGAGAATTTGCAGGAGAACTACACGATTGGTCGCAGCTATTAGATTTTTATCAATGCCAGCTTAGTAGTGAAGACCAAATAAATGCTAATAAGTATGCAAAAAGATGGTGTCATTGGGAGCAGGTTTTATGTCACGCCGAGCCATGTACAAGCTGGTGTATATCTGAACCCCACTCAGCACTGAATCAAGCACGATTAATGGTTCACTACTTTCGTCATCGTTGCTTTATTGAGGATCACTATATTACGAAACACAGTGATATATTGGCACATATTCCTACTTGGTTTATTCATGGTCGAGCTGATTTGGTGTGTCGTTACAGTGCGGTGCAGCAATTAGCAGAGCAGCTCAATGCGCAATTGTTGATATTAGATGGCATTGGGCACAGCAGTGATAATCAGGTATATTTGGCGGCAATGCGACGTGCCGCAGATTTAATGTATATCAAGTTATCGAGGGATCAATGCAAGGCTTAA
- the dtd gene encoding D-aminoacyl-tRNA deacylase — translation MQGLIQRVTQAKVEVAGEVVGEISQGILLLLGVEKQDSEQSAQKLLHKVSNYRIFTDEQGKMNLSLNDIKGELLVVSQFTLAADTKKGMRPSFSSAGTPAQANELYEYFIAQAKDAGLRVATGQFAADMQVSLRNDGPVTFNLSV, via the coding sequence ATGCAAGGCTTAATTCAAAGAGTTACACAAGCGAAAGTTGAAGTGGCAGGCGAAGTAGTGGGTGAAATTTCACAAGGTATTTTGCTGCTATTAGGTGTGGAAAAACAAGATTCTGAGCAAAGCGCTCAGAAGCTTTTACATAAAGTTAGTAATTACCGCATTTTTACCGATGAACAAGGAAAGATGAACTTAAGTTTGAATGATATCAAGGGAGAGCTTTTAGTGGTTTCGCAGTTTACGCTAGCGGCTGACACTAAAAAGGGCATGCGTCCAAGCTTTTCAAGTGCAGGCACACCAGCGCAGGCAAATGAGTTATATGAGTATTTTATCGCTCAAGCAAAAGACGCTGGTTTACGTGTAGCGACTGGGCAATTTGCAGCTGACATGCAAGTGAGCCTGCGCAACGATGGCCCTGTAACGTTTAACCTATCAGTATGA
- a CDS encoding spermidine synthase, translated as MEHFFEPSGAIKQCFIEDCHRLGQLIYWHKQGRESIQVRQMNQFRWLLINETLQSVVEKRRPARLLFPHLQYLARLWQELEEPNKILELGLGGGAIRNYLQHTYPQSHLTSVDKNPDIIHCYKRYFGGHHDNNLRCFDAQQVLEQGHEYDWIILDLFSEVDAPLFLFKHQFYAKLRAAMAKNGLLFINFLSNHPSQLKQLEHLLITEFGKRPSIEKIPNYVNHIVMITK; from the coding sequence ATGGAACATTTTTTTGAACCCAGTGGCGCGATAAAACAGTGTTTTATTGAAGATTGCCACAGGCTCGGGCAACTTATTTATTGGCACAAGCAAGGTAGAGAGTCTATTCAAGTAAGACAAATGAACCAGTTTCGCTGGCTGTTAATTAATGAAACATTACAATCTGTAGTCGAAAAGCGCCGCCCTGCACGATTACTTTTCCCTCACTTACAGTACCTTGCAAGGCTTTGGCAAGAGTTAGAAGAACCCAACAAAATACTCGAGCTGGGGTTAGGTGGAGGTGCTATCCGAAATTATTTACAGCATACCTACCCACAAAGCCACTTAACTTCTGTTGATAAAAACCCCGATATTATTCACTGCTACAAACGTTATTTTGGTGGTCATCATGATAATAATTTACGCTGTTTCGATGCTCAGCAGGTGTTAGAGCAAGGGCATGAGTATGATTGGATTATTTTAGATTTATTCAGTGAAGTAGATGCACCATTATTTTTATTTAAACATCAATTTTATGCCAAGTTACGTGCAGCAATGGCAAAAAATGGCTTACTATTCATCAACTTTTTATCTAACCACCCATCACAACTAAAACAACTTGAGCATTTACTCATCACTGAATTTGGTAAACGCCCAAGTATTGAAAAAATCCCTAACTACGTCAATCATATCGTCATGATCACAAAGTAA
- a CDS encoding bifunctional GNAT family N-acetyltransferase/hotdog fold thioesterase — protein sequence MFKVTTPQSSEDWQAYYSLRWQVLRAPWGEPRGSEQDDLEQDAEHRFIKNNDGEVLGVARLHFNNHQQAQVRYMAVAEGNRNQHIGSRLLHELEKIAWTQDADELVLFARERALDFYKRHGYELKEKAHLAYDDVQHWKMVKQKPSEPGWFRHPNWTQVLQNTWRESIPISDAMGIKVESYTDWQFTTRADLDANLNLHNTMFAGSIYSLATLTGWGATYLALKEAGLEGNIVLADANIKYLKPLNTDPRGCVDVKTCKGNLSELETKGKTSYVVPVTIFDGNDVVAEFEGVFVVVM from the coding sequence ATGTTTAAAGTGACCACCCCACAAAGCAGCGAAGATTGGCAAGCGTATTATTCATTGCGTTGGCAGGTTTTAAGAGCGCCATGGGGCGAGCCGCGCGGTTCTGAACAGGATGATTTAGAACAAGACGCAGAGCACCGCTTTATCAAAAATAATGATGGTGAAGTATTAGGTGTGGCACGCCTTCACTTTAATAATCATCAGCAAGCGCAAGTACGTTACATGGCGGTAGCCGAAGGTAACCGCAATCAGCATATTGGTAGCCGTTTATTACATGAATTAGAAAAAATCGCATGGACTCAAGATGCCGATGAGCTCGTGTTGTTTGCTCGTGAGCGAGCTCTTGATTTCTATAAGCGTCATGGCTATGAGTTAAAAGAAAAAGCGCATTTAGCTTATGATGACGTACAGCACTGGAAAATGGTTAAACAAAAACCTTCTGAACCAGGCTGGTTCCGCCACCCAAACTGGACACAAGTACTACAAAATACATGGCGTGAATCAATTCCAATTAGTGATGCGATGGGTATTAAAGTTGAAAGTTATACTGATTGGCAGTTTACTACCCGCGCTGATTTAGATGCGAACTTAAACCTTCATAACACCATGTTTGCTGGCTCTATTTATAGTTTAGCTACATTAACAGGGTGGGGAGCAACTTACCTTGCGCTGAAAGAAGCAGGTCTTGAAGGAAATATCGTGTTAGCTGATGCTAACATTAAATACTTAAAACCACTTAATACCGACCCTCGAGGTTGTGTTGATGTGAAAACTTGTAAAGGTAACCTTAGCGAACTGGAAACAAAAGGCAAAACCAGTTATGTAGTGCCTGTCACTATATTTGATGGCAACGACGTTGTTGCAGAGTTTGAAGGGGTGTTTGTTGTGGTTATGTAG
- a CDS encoding phospholipase A, translated as MAQTEETKTNEQDDALELVKQCILNEAIGGDGKQTLEELRKKCSDLDESKKLTALDKRKAREEVSKKNRNVITPHKRNYILPLSYVSHPNTRPFDGLKDLAEETNGEPLDNLEVKYQLSIKVPIFEGFSDKDQGVYFAFTMQSFWQFYNKDISSPFRETNYEPEVFWINYLDEENVLWGDEMAIAIGASHQSNGRSQPNSRSWNRIYADFLWEKDGFVFSFKPWYRIPEDEKEDELEASGDDNPDIYKYMGYFEFSGAYRYNEHEFSFMTRNNLNSDNRGAIQLDWSFPLWGRLRGYAQYFNGYGESLIDYNADIERFGVGILLTDLL; from the coding sequence ATGGCGCAGACAGAAGAAACAAAAACCAATGAACAAGATGACGCGCTCGAATTAGTAAAACAATGTATTTTAAATGAAGCGATTGGTGGTGACGGTAAACAAACGCTCGAAGAGCTTCGAAAAAAATGCTCTGATTTAGATGAAAGTAAAAAACTTACAGCACTTGATAAACGAAAAGCACGCGAAGAAGTAAGTAAAAAAAACCGCAATGTAATCACGCCACATAAACGTAACTATATCTTGCCACTGTCTTACGTATCGCATCCAAATACTCGCCCTTTTGACGGTTTAAAAGATCTAGCAGAAGAAACAAATGGTGAGCCACTCGACAACCTCGAAGTAAAATATCAGCTGTCAATTAAGGTACCTATCTTTGAAGGCTTCTCAGATAAAGATCAAGGTGTGTACTTTGCGTTTACGATGCAGTCGTTTTGGCAATTTTACAACAAAGATATCTCTTCACCATTTCGTGAAACCAACTATGAGCCAGAGGTATTCTGGATAAACTACCTTGATGAAGAAAATGTCTTATGGGGAGATGAAATGGCAATTGCGATTGGTGCATCACATCAATCAAATGGCCGAAGCCAACCGAATTCTCGTTCATGGAATCGCATTTATGCAGACTTTTTATGGGAAAAAGATGGTTTTGTGTTTAGCTTTAAACCTTGGTACCGCATCCCAGAAGATGAAAAAGAAGATGAGCTAGAAGCCAGTGGTGATGACAACCCTGATATCTATAAATACATGGGGTACTTTGAGTTTTCTGGCGCTTATCGTTATAACGAACATGAATTCAGCTTTATGACACGCAATAATCTAAACTCAGATAATCGCGGGGCAATTCAACTCGATTGGTCTTTCCCTCTTTGGGGCAGATTACGAGGTTACGCACAGTACTTTAATGGTTATGGTGAGAGTTTGATTGATTACAACGCCGATATTGAACGCTTTGGCGTGGGTATTCTGTTAACTGACTTACTTTAA
- a CDS encoding succinylglutamate desuccinylase/aspartoacylase family protein, with translation MSKEFISQENIVVGEIANGLPLTIPVYRLKGDGTGPNVYIQANMHGAEVQGNAVIYQLLEQLKSLKLHGDITLVPYANPIGCNQKSGEFTLGRFDPITGTNWNRMYRFNKALPSQIAEQHKDSDDAILKAAFKEALVADIDSQLTGPDYSLTTGKRIALNLQKLAHQADIVLDLHTGPISSQHLYCPEYAKDSARYFNIEHVLLIPNDFDGAMDEASFCPWWSLSEELGKQGREFAVQVEAFTVELGSQEKIDLSAALEDANSILSYLNHKKVLVDAAYQPKAMTRYACMLKDYIAYYAPMGGMVEYLAPLGGHIKAGEPIAHILRMERYLSEQPLQTLSFDKDAIAILHFASASVNQGTELYKFFTNVFEL, from the coding sequence ATGAGTAAAGAATTCATTAGCCAAGAGAATATTGTGGTTGGCGAGATTGCCAACGGCCTACCACTGACAATCCCTGTGTATCGCTTAAAAGGCGATGGCACAGGCCCAAACGTGTATATACAAGCCAATATGCACGGTGCTGAGGTGCAAGGTAATGCAGTAATTTATCAATTGCTAGAGCAGCTAAAATCACTCAAGCTGCATGGCGATATTACCCTAGTGCCTTATGCCAACCCAATTGGTTGTAACCAAAAATCAGGCGAGTTTACGCTAGGTCGCTTCGATCCAATTACGGGCACCAACTGGAACCGCATGTACCGCTTTAACAAAGCCTTACCATCACAAATTGCTGAACAGCACAAAGACAGTGATGATGCGATCCTTAAAGCGGCGTTTAAAGAAGCACTGGTTGCTGATATCGACAGCCAACTAACAGGCCCTGATTACAGCCTAACAACCGGTAAACGTATTGCGCTTAACTTACAAAAGCTTGCCCATCAGGCTGATATTGTTTTAGACCTTCACACTGGGCCTATCTCAAGTCAGCACTTATATTGCCCTGAATACGCCAAAGACAGCGCGCGCTATTTCAACATAGAGCATGTGTTATTGATCCCGAATGATTTTGATGGCGCGATGGATGAAGCGAGTTTCTGTCCATGGTGGTCGTTATCTGAAGAGCTTGGCAAACAAGGCCGTGAATTCGCTGTCCAAGTCGAGGCATTCACCGTTGAGCTAGGTAGCCAAGAAAAAATCGATTTAAGTGCAGCTCTTGAAGATGCAAATAGCATTTTAAGTTACCTCAACCACAAAAAGGTATTAGTTGATGCAGCGTATCAACCCAAAGCGATGACACGTTATGCCTGTATGCTTAAAGATTATATTGCTTACTACGCTCCCATGGGCGGCATGGTGGAGTACCTAGCGCCACTGGGTGGCCATATTAAAGCAGGTGAACCTATAGCCCATATTTTAAGAATGGAGCGCTACCTATCAGAACAACCATTACAAACACTCAGTTTTGATAAAGATGCAATAGCCATTTTACATTTTGCTTCAGCAAGCGTGAATCAAGGCACCGAATTATATAAGTTTTTTACCAACGTATTTGAGCTATAA